GAGACAAAGAGGGTGATCATGAAAGGCTAGAAGCGTGTTTATTTcatgaaacaaaactttggCATTAACAAGACTATATTTGcattaattatcttttattcatttgtaagttgtaacaacatgtaaataaaaaatcttggTAATAAGGTTAGTCCTCTACTCTACTAGCTAGGGTTCCATGATCTCTCATAGTCTCTGAAAACGCTTTGTCTccctttctttgtttctttctctctcgtgATCATCGAACACAATTTACTTAGGTATGGTTTGAATAGCCTCACCAACCCTTTTTATTTGCCGGTTATCTTATTTTTGGCCTGATTTTGTAAAGCCGAGTTTGTGCCTTCTCGGTTTGGTTTACTATAACCTTCATGTAGAGCTTCCCATGGACTTCTCTACTAAAGACTTAGGATGAGTCTTGTTGTACCATCTTTTATTGTCATGCATTCAAAAATACCAACAAAATTCTACTAAAGTACAACAGATCTCAAATGACAAATACGCAATCAACTATGATGGTCACCCAACCCAATTAAACCAATCTGAAAAAAAAGTGTGATAACCAATGAAAACTCGGCCCACTAAACAGGcccaacaaacaaataataaaccCAAGAGGTGCTTCTTAATCGCCGATGCCTCTCttcatcaaaattcaaaatcacttttgtcttttcaaaAATCACAgcaaaataatattcaaattcaaaatctgtCCAAATTCATCTAGGGTTTCTGATAAAACAGACGAAGAAGATCCAAATTCGCTAACAATGGTGAGAATTTTATGAATTCCCAATACCCcaatttttaaaaccctaattttgtcTGTTGTGGGATTGTGTTGATGCCTGAGTTTTTCTGAATTTGTATTACTGATTGATGATCAGGGAGGTGAAGGAGAAGATCTAGAGCCACTTTTTGATTATCGTCGTGTTCAGCCAGCGAATTTCGTTTGTATCGATGGTGAGTTTCgattatttgatttggtcACTGAGCTCGACACTCGACAGTGATAAAGATGAATCCTTTATTATCGCTTGAATTtttgtagatgatgatgatgatgcctCGGTGACGCCAATTCCGAAGAAAGCGAAAACTTCACAAACAGTaagaattgatttttattgattGGTTGTTGTCTCATTGAGCTCTTTGTGTTAACTTGATAGATACTTTTGGTATTGTGGGCTTGTAAAGAGTTTTGAATCAATGTCAGTGAAGGAACAATTCGATTATGTACTTCACAATTCATAGGTTGAATCTATCATCATTCCTTTTGgaacttgaatctttttatatagGTTGAGAAGTTAGATGATGATGTGAAAGTGATTGAAGTTACGGGTGATGACGATTGGTTGCTTCCTCCACCAAAGGTTATCTTCGACAAAAGTAAAGACTCTGTTGAAGATTCAACTATTAAAGCATTGAGGTAACTTTTGTATGTCTTTGAGTATTTCTCATCTCTAAGCTTCCCATGTTGCTGTTAGAGGCTATGGTAGTGTTATTTGCTATCCGGAAAGAGTCCCAGTGTTacaatttgattataaatgaaatatgtAACGTAGGTCGAAGAAGATGGAGCTCATGTCATTTACAAAAACTGTAGGAGATGTGATGCAGGAAGTTGAGGAGTCTGCTAAAAGGGAAGTTGAAGAATCTCGCAATCCATCTTCAGAGACTGCTGCTCAGTTACCATCAGAGCCTACGAATGACAGGGCCAAGATTGTTATTACAATACAGGACAAAGATGGACAGAAGACACTCCGGGTGTTTGCGGTAAGTTTTTTCACTGCTTGCCACTTACTATCCAACCTTCCATCGACAATAAGCTTACTATCCAAACTTTTTCTAGCTAGATACTAGATATTTAGTAGAGATAAGAATTAGTTGTTATGTCACCTTCGCTACTATCTAGATAGCTAGATATTTCGAGCTTTCTAGGAAAGCAAGAGTATAAATACAGGGATTAAAGAAATCATTGAATGGGGTCGAGTATTTGAGACGTGTATTAGTTGATGGATCTTTAAACTATTCTTTGAGTTCATCTAATAAACTAGAGAACGAGTTCATGTTCTTATCAATGTATCATCACCACATAGCATTTACACACAGAATACATATTGCTTGCTCTCTGTCATACAATGAGCCGCTCATTAATAGATATGCATATTCTGTTAAAGCTTGTAAAATATGAGAATGTTGATTTGGTATTTACCATTTTCTTGTAGGACGAGAAATTTGAGAGGGTTATCAAACTGTATACAGATAAAGCTAAGCTTGACCCGCAAAatcttgtatttatttttgacgGTGATAAGATTGATCCATCAACCACTCCTTCTGAACTTGGCATGGAGGATCATGATATGATTGAAGTGCACACCAAAAAAACTTGACAAATAGGTAACTTATGAAGTCCTCcacatctttcttcttgctcttaTTGTGATATGATGATAACTCATTATCTTCGATTGAATTCAAGTCAGGCGCTAATCGGAATCTGGAATGTCAAATCTGTTCCATCTTTTGCGAAAAACCAGAGTTTTGTACATCAACATGGGCATGGGAAGGGATCTCTCTGCTAACATCTGGTGTTTGTATCTGTGACCTTTCTCATTTTATcggaattttgtttctttctttctttcactcTTTCTGTCACTCTTTATTAGGCGTGTATAATATATAAGGTAAACCAaaccattttgattttaacTAATCCTATTGAATCCAATCTAAAAATCTAACtaaacttttgtttggttttaatcGTTAtgctttctctatctcttgagaaacataaatatatatctcaCTAATCTaagacaaaactaaaactattGTATGTATAATCAGTATTGCTTTTTACTAACTGACAAAAACTGGAATCAATGGTAAATCGGTTAAATTCGGTTTAGTGtactttttcctttgtttcttaGTAAATGTCGTTTTACActgatattttttatattcaaatatagtCTCATGACTCTaatatttcttgttttgtaaCATTAGCTTTTAATATAATCTtgatagaaaagaaaacatcacattagtcattaataaaattcttaaaaatgtaaaattataagaattaACACATTCAAGTACTATTTATGTGTTTTAGTTCatgtgaaaaataataaaaccaaTTAACGAACTAACCAAGTCGGATAAttgtagtttttgtttggtccGGAGTTAGCTACGACATGTGGCATACAATAATTGGTTAGGAAAAGCTAAGCtttaagagttagagatgatGGGTcgtgaaagaagaagctgtcACAGTGGCACATACGTCCGTGGCTTCCCCATATCTCACGTGCATACGGATAACGTAATCACCATTTTTTCTAAGTCCCCACCCAAATATCTACGTGGCTTTGCCACGTCATCCTAACCAAACCGACGGATTTGTTCAGATAATATGAAAAAGCTCCTAAAAACAGACAGAAGAAGCTTTTGTCACCAATCTCTGATCTTTTTAGTTCTCTTATCGGTAAAAacttattcttctctttttgttcgATCTGTGATCTCTAATAAactaatttgatattttttttgatgtaaCAGGGAGGAATCTTTTATATGttatgtataataataattgagaATATGGAAAGAGTATGTGAGTTTTGTAAAGCGTATAGAGCAGTGGTTTATTGTATAGCTGATACAGCAAATCTTTGTTTAACATGTGATGCAAAGGTTCATTCAGCTAATTCACTCTCGGGACGGCATTTACGTACGGTTTTATGTGATTCTTGTAAGAATCAGCCTTGTGTTGTTCGATGTTTTGACCATAAAATGTTTCTTTGCCATGGATGTAATGATAAGTTTCATGGTGGTGGCTCTTCTGAGCATCGTAGAAGGGATTTGAGGTGTTATACGGGTTGTCCTCCTGCTAAAGATTTCGCGGTTATGTGGGGTTTTCGAGTTAtggatgacgatgatgatgtttCGTTAGAGCAATCTTTTCGAATGGTTAAACCTAAGGTTTGATGCTTGTTTTGTATACATATTTACAGTTTCTTATAACCGGTGTAAGATCTCGGGTCGAAAGTAGACTAATACACCCGAGGCTTGTAGAAAGCCGTCTACAATGGCCAAAAGAGAACCACAACGATCTGTGGCCTTAAACCATAGGGCGAGTCTTTCACCTACTTGAACAAACCACTGGACCATACgctctttagtttttttttgtatatctttttATAGCTTTGTAGATGAATAGATCTCTTTATAGCTGATGTACCGATGATTTTGATGGTTTCAGGTGCAAAGAGAAGGTGGTTTTATCTTGGAACAGATTCTTGAATTGGAGAAGGTTCAGCTCAGGGAAGAGAATGGTAGTTCTTCCTTGACAGAACGAGGTGATCCATCTCCATTGGAGCTTCCTAAGAAACCCGAAGAACAGTTAATCGATCTTCCGCAGACCGGAAAAGAGCTGGTTGTTGATTTTTCACACTTGTCCTCATCTTCCACACTTGGTGATTCCTTTTGGGAATGCAAAAGTCCATACAATAAGAACAATCAGGTTTGGTTTAAATATCACACAGTACATAGTCTTAGTGGGAACCATTAGTTACATGAGATTAGCTCTGTTTCTGCAGTTGTGGCATCAAAATATACAAGACATTGGAGTATGTGAAGATACAATCTGCAGTGACGATGACTTCCAAATACCTGACATTGATCTCACTTTCCGGAACTTTGAAGAGCAATTTGGAGCTGATCCTGAGCCAATTGCAGATAGTAACAACgtgttctttgtttcttcccTTGACAAATCACATGAGGTTTGAAATCTTTCATCCACTACTATAGAGTCTAGTTCAGTAACcactatatatgttttattgttatataacCTAAGATCTCTCTACCTTTGATGTGTGTTCAGATGAagacattttcttcttcattcaatAATCCCATATTTGCACCTAAACCAGCTTCATCAACTATCTCATTCTCAAGCAGTGAAACCGATAACCCTTATAGTCACTCAGAGGAAGTAATCTCATTTTGTCCCTCCCTCTCTAACAATACACGTCAAAAGGTCATCACAAGGctcaaggagaagaagagagcaagAGTGTAAGTCTTAAACACCGATGATCCTAATTCACATTAAATAGTATATCTTAAACTTTTCATAATGTAACTAGCATTTTCTTAATTCAGGGAGGAGAAAAAAGCTTAATATGGTCCCAAGAAAATGGCAGAGTAACACAATTTCTTGCAATGCCTTTGTACATAAGACACTAATCTACCTCTTCATCTATTTTACATGGCTCAGTTTCTTGCATGTAACTGTGAATCTGAAGATTCATCACTTGTTGATTATTTTCCATTTTGTAACCACAGACAGGTTTGCACCAAATTCACCAGAATTAACCTTTTTAGAAGTCAAATCACAAGGTTTAACTTACAAAAACAATGATGAGATAGCAACAGTGTTACCAATAACCATAATTGGTGTTTGGCTTAAATCATATTGACAAGACCCATTAAAAAGAGGTTAGTTATAGTTGTGATAAATAAGCAaaactccttttttttcttttttgcttaaGTTCCACTATCTTGcaagttttgtaaaacaaaGACCAATCTTATCCCTCCAAAATAATCTTCAAAACCAAGCAATTAGTTGAAACAAATGATTCTCTTAACCACAAGCTGGGCCTTTGGTTATTAGTATCTCCAGCTACTTATTATtctcaaaaaaatgaaacacacTTCTCTTAATCATTTCTacatcaaatattaattttaatatatagttttcacACAAACACAGTGGCATAACCGTAATTACTATTAGCTTAAGACTTCAAGACtctggtttgttttttctgttaaaCCGTAACAACCAccaaattttccttttaattttgtatttatttttaaatgattaattCCTCATAATTTCCCTCGCGCTGCGAATCCAAAGCCTGTATAAATACTCTCTAGCTTCCTCTCTCAAGCTACTTTCTCTCTCAActtgaaatctctctctctctagccAAAGAAAACTTTTCTCGGAAGCTTCTCTCTCGAAATTTTCTCGGcggtttctcttcttctccaattttcTCGGTAAATTTCTATCGCTTTACATGTCAATTTCTTCTCCGATTCTTGATTTCAtcgttttgaatttgaaatccACTGTGAAATTGCTGAGATTATCTTTCTCGGAAACTAGATCTGACTTATTTTCCGTTGTTTGATTCTTCGCGATTCCGTTTCCGATGCATAAATTCTGATTTCTCTGTGGCGATTTTGTGTAACAGAATTGTCACCgggaaaaatggaaaacaaaatcgcGCCGTTTAGTTACAGCGGAAGCTCCGCCGGAAATTCATCCAGTGGCGGCGTCGTTTCGTCGTCTCTCTACTCTGATCAACTCTACAAGTCGACTCGCAACATAATGCAACAGCGTCAAGATATGGTGAATCGCGAGGCGTTGTGTTACACGCGTCTCCATGAGGCTTCGCTTGAAGCAGAAGCGCTTCGTCTAGAGAACACTGAACTCCGATCGATGAATCTTCGTCTCAAGAATGAGCTCAACAGTCTCATCAGATCTTCGATCCAGAACCGATTTGATCATCGATCTCCGCTTCGGATGCTTAGCAATCTTTCGATCGGAGGTAATGACGCCGACGAAGTGGAGAATCAGAACCGTACGGTTAATCGCGATGACGTCAATGATAAGAGTCCGACGAGTGTTATGGAGAATGAGGATCTGAATCGCTCTTCGCTTCCAAAGAGCATCTCTGTGAGATCTAATGGCTACTCTAAGGCAAGTCAGGGAGGTGGTGGTGCGGCTGCTCAAAGTGGAAAACCTCGTGGAACCGTCACTAAGCCTGGGACTTGTGGTCAAGTCAGTACTACGgtatatttcttctttgttatctTGATTACTGTGGAAACTTGGTGAGTTCttgcttagttagagattaGCTTTGGTTTAGTGATTTGGGAATAAGGTAATCATTGAGATTATTGACTTGGTTAACTGTTGAATCTGACTTGCATATGTGATTACAATCCTCCTCTGTGATGCATTAACAGTTGACTGTTCTGAATATAAGTGTGGATTTAGATTCTTGAGcatgagaaagaaacaaaagaagaagtgttTTGATACTGTTTGCTTTCTCTGAACTATAGATGTAAAGAGTAATAGTGAGCTTGATGCTGTTTGATTTCTCTTGAATTATTCTGGTTTAGTGTTTTTGGAATTAGGTAATCACTATAGACTTGGTTAAATCTGGCATGCAAATGTGAATTTATGGCTGCTTATAGCATTTGTACATTTGGTGGTGTAGTTAAAAGGTTTATCTGTTAGAGACATAACATTATATACCAACAATAAGTTTAGATTTAGATTCTGGAGAAGAACTATCTTGATGCTGTTTGCTTTTTCCAAAGTCTGAACTATATGTGTAAAGAGTAATGGTAATGGATGAATGAATGAAATGCAGGAAAAAGTATATCTGAGAAGGTTTTAATTAGAGTCgtttttggtttagtgttGGTTATCATTGACGCACTATAGAACTGGTTAAGTTGATGAATCTGAGCTGCAATTTATGACACCACAATGTTCTATTGCTCTGCTTTCTTTTATGTATAGATGTAAAGAGTAATGGGACCTTGAATGAATCATTGACACACTATAGACTGTTGAATCTGAGCTGCATACATGACTTTGTTTTATGATACTACAATCATTTATTCCTGTGTTTTCTTTGAAGTAGAAATTGATGGTGGatatatgaatgaatgaaaTGCAGCAGAAGGTGTATGTGCGAGGAGGAgggaagaaagaagatcagGAGGAAGAGATAGAAGTGGAGGTGTACAATCAAGGGATGACAAAGACAGAGCTGTGCAACAAATGGCAAGAGACAGGGACATGCCCATATGGTGACCATTGCCAGTTCGCTCACGGCATTAAGGAACTCCGTCCAGTGATCCGCCATCCCCGTTACAAGACTGAGGTTTGCAGAATGGTTCTTGCTGGTGATAACTGTCCTTATGGTCACCGTTGCCACTTCCGCCACTCACTATCTGAGCAGGAGAAGCTCGTTGCTGCTGGTTTCAAACCCAAGTCATCCCTCAAGCTGATCACATGACCTGACCCTGGTTTCAAGTCCTCCTTCAAGCTGCTTAGATGACCCCAAggtaaaacaacaaaaagggTCTGAAACTCATACATAGTATTCAATGATGATATTGATAGCTATATTGAAACGATTGGCAAAAAAGTGAATAATGTGCATAAGTAAGAGCGTCCTGTAAACACTTTTGAGTCTAGTAGTtgttgtttgatattttttcgtTTATTCTGAGACTTTAAAACCGATGTTGTTTGAAAAGTATCATCGGTTATGTGGTGAATTCAAGTACTTGTAGTTATAAAAGGAGTCTTGGTAGTACTACAGAGAGTTGTGGCCATATATGTGATATATTGATATAGTTTTACCAATTATGtgcacaaaacagagaaagatatataattatttgaacGAGGGATTAAGTAAATGTCTAATGCAAGCCCACAAATTGGTATACACAGAGATGCAACGTATCTAGAGTCATATGTATGTTTTCACCTGAAGCACATTATACTAGACATGTTCTCCCGAATACATATAGAATTgatttcaaataataaataatagtgaaaaacataatttcacaaaaatgtatacatgtaataatatataatgtcttaacattattattttagatagataaaatttcataatctctaaaaagttcaaaataaatattatttacaatAAACAGTTTTAGTCacataaattacaaaaataatgtaaattttaagTAAACGTCTTTGTCGCTGTTAGGCACCTAAATGATTTAACACCTCACAAACACTGTGTAGTATAAATTGGAGTGTTTGACTACCACGGTTTACAACATTCATATAAACat
This sequence is a window from Arabidopsis thaliana chromosome 1 sequence. Protein-coding genes within it:
- a CDS encoding Ubiquitin-like superfamily protein, with the protein product MPLFIKIQNHFCLFKNHSKIIFKFKICPNSSRVSDKTDEEDPNSLTMGGEGEDLEPLFDYRRVQPANFVCIDDDDDDASVTPIPKKAKTSQTVEKLDDDVKVIEVTGDDDWLLPPPKVIFDKSKDSVEDSTIKALRSKKMELMSFTKTVGDVMQEVEESAKREVEESRNPSSETAAQLPSEPTNDRAKIVITIQDKDGQKTLRVFADEKFERVIKLYTDKAKLDPQNLVFIFDGDKIDPSTTPSELGMEDHDMIEVHTKKT
- a CDS encoding Ubiquitin-like superfamily protein (Ubiquitin-like superfamily protein; CONTAINS InterPro DOMAIN/s: Ubiquitin supergroup (InterPro:IPR019955); Has 482 Blast hits to 482 proteins in 153 species: Archae - 0; Bacteria - 0; Metazoa - 186; Fungi - 88; Plants - 146; Viruses - 0; Other Eukaryotes - 62 (source: NCBI BLink).); this encodes MGGEGEDLEPLFDYRRVQPANFVCIDDDDDDASVTPIPKKAKTSQTVEKLDDDVKVIEVTGDDDWLLPPPKVIFDKSKDSVEDSTIKALRSKKMELMSFTKTVGDVMQEVEESAKREVEESRNPSSETAAQLPSEPTNDRAKIVITIQDKDGQKTLRVFADEKFERVIKLYTDKAKLDPQNLVFIFDGDKIDPSTTPSELGMEDHDMIEVHTKKT
- the BBX27 gene encoding B-box zinc finger family protein, giving the protein MKKLLKTDRRSFCHQSLIFLVLLSGGIFYMLCIIIIENMERVCEFCKAYRAVVYCIADTANLCLTCDAKVHSANSLSGRHLRTVLCDSCKNQPCVVRCFDHKMFLCHGCNDKFHGGGSSEHRRRDLRCYTGCPPAKDFAVMWGFRVMDDDDDVSLEQSFRMVKPKVQREGGFILEQILELEKVQLREENGSSSLTERGDPSPLELPKKPEEQLIDLPQTGKELVVDFSHLSSSSTLGDSFWECKSPYNKNNQLWHQNIQDIGVCEDTICSDDDFQIPDIDLTFRNFEEQFGADPEPIADSNNVFFVSSLDKSHEMKTFSSSFNNPIFAPKPASSTISFSSSETDNPYSHSEEVISFCPSLSNNTRQKVITRLKEKKRARVEEKKA
- the BBX27 gene encoding B-box zinc finger family protein; translated protein: MLCIIIIENMERVCEFCKAYRAVVYCIADTANLCLTCDAKVHSANSLSGRHLRTVLCDSCKNQPCVVRCFDHKMFLCHGCNDKFHGGGSSEHRRRDLRCYTGCPPAKDFAVMWGFRVMDDDDDVSLEQSFRMVKPKVQREGGFILEQILELEKVQLREENGSSSLTERGDPSPLELPKKPEEQLIDLPQTGKELVVDFSHLSSSSTLGDSFWECKSPYNKNNQLWHQNIQDIGVCEDTICSDDDFQIPDIDLTFRNFEEQFGADPEPIADSNNVFFVSSLDKSHEMKTFSSSFNNPIFAPKPASSTISFSSSETDNPYSHSEEVISFCPSLSNNTRQKVITRLKEKKRARVEEKKA
- a CDS encoding Zinc finger C-x8-C-x5-C-x3-H type family protein yields the protein MENKIAPFSYSGSSAGNSSSGGVVSSSLYSDQLYKSTRNIMQQRQDMVNREALCYTRLHEASLEAEALRLENTELRSMNLRLKNELNSLIRSSIQNRFDHRSPLRMLSNLSIGGNDADEVENQNRTVNRDDVNDKSPTSVMENEDLNRSSLPKSISVRSNGYSKASQGGGGAAAQSGKPRGTVTKPGTCGQVSTTKLMVDI
- a CDS encoding Zinc finger C-x8-C-x5-C-x3-H type family protein (Zinc finger C-x8-C-x5-C-x3-H type family protein; CONTAINS InterPro DOMAIN/s: Zinc finger, CCCH-type (InterPro:IPR000571); BEST Arabidopsis thaliana protein match is: Zinc finger C-x8-C-x5-C-x3-H type family protein (TAIR:AT1G66810.1); Has 1170 Blast hits to 1062 proteins in 230 species: Archae - 0; Bacteria - 0; Metazoa - 455; Fungi - 97; Plants - 305; Viruses - 0; Other Eukaryotes - 313 (source: NCBI BLink).); the protein is MENKIAPFSYSGSSAGNSSSGGVVSSSLYSDQLYKSTRNIMQQRQDMVNREALCYTRLHEASLEAEALRLENTELRSMNLRLKNELNSLIRSSIQNRFDHRSPLRMLSNLSIGGNDADEVENQNRTVNRDDVNDKSPTSVMENEDLNRSSLPKSISVRSNGYSKASQGGGGAAAQSGKPRGTVTKPGTCGQVSTTKVYVRGGGKKEDQEEEIEVEVYNQGMTKTELCNKWQETGTCPYGDHCQFAHGIKELRPVIRHPRYKTEVCRMVLAGDNCPYGHRCHFRHSLSEQEKLVAAGFKPKSSLKLIT
- a CDS encoding Zinc finger C-x8-C-x5-C-x3-H type family protein — encoded protein: MENKIAPFSYSGSSAGNSSSGGVVSSSLYSDQLYKSTRNIMQQRQDMVNREALCYTRLHEASLEAEALRLENTELRSMNLRLKNELNSLIRSSIQNRFDHRSPLRMLSNLSIGGNDADEVENQNRTVNRDDVNDKSPTSVMENEDLNRSSLPKSISVRSNGYSKASQGGGGAAAQSGKPRGTVTKPGTCGQVSTTQKVYVRGGGKKEDQEEEIEVEVYNQGMTKTELCNKWQETGTCPYGDHCQFAHGIKELRPVIRHPRYKTEVCRMVLAGDNCPYGHRCHFRHSLSEQEKLVAAGFKPKSSLKLIT